Part of the Methylovirgula sp. 4M-Z18 genome is shown below.
CCCAAACTGCTCGGGGCACTGCGCGAGCTGCGTATCGATTTCAAGGATCTCGACACGTCCAGAAGCTCGCTCGAAGATATTTTCGTCGGTCTGCTGGAGGGCACCCCATGACTCCGCCGCTCATCAACATCGCCGGTGTCTGGGCGATCTACCGCACCGAAATGAAACGCATGCGGCGCACCATCTGGCAAAGCGTCGCAACGCCCGTCATCACCACGGCGCTCTACTTCATCGTCTTTGGCGGCGCGATCGGCTCCCGCATGCAGCAGGTTGGCGGGATCGGCTACGGTGCTTTCATCGTGCCCGGCCTCATCATGCTCACGATCCTGACCCAAAGCATTTCCAATGCCTCGATCGGGATCTACTTCCCCAAATTCACGAAAACCATTTTCGAGCTTCTGTCGGCGCCACTCTCTTTTGTCGAGGCGGTCCTTGCCTATGTCGGCGCGGCGGCAACCAAATCCGTCATGTTGGCGCTGATCATTTTGTTGACCGCGACCTTCTTCGTGCCCGTGACCATCCTGCATCCGTTTTGGATGCTGGCGTTCATGGTGCTGACGTCGATCGCCTTCAGCCTCTTCGGCTTTATCGTCGGCATTTGGGCCGAGGGCTTCGAGCAGATCGCCATCATTCCAGCCCTGGTCATCACTCCCCTGACCTTCCTCGGCGGCGCCTTCTACTCGATCGACATGCTGCCGCAGCCCTGGCGCACCATCAGCCTGTTCAATCCCGTCGTTTACCTCGTGAGCGGTTTCCGTTGGAGCTTCTACGGTATCGGCGACGTGGGCGTTGGCGCCAGTCTGGCTTTTACCGCCGTGTTCATCGCGCTGTGCCTCGCGCTGCTTTGGCTGATCTTCCGGACGGGATACCGGCTGAAATCTTAAGCGCAATTCCACGACTTTGCCGAGTGCAGTCGTGGCGGCGCAAGGGATCAAAGCCTATCTCGGCAACGATCCCGCAGCGCGCTGCGCTGCAGGATTGTTTTGGGTGCGGTCAGTTTCGCGCTCCGATCGCGAGGCGGCAAGCCAGCCCAGCGAAGACCGAGGCCAAAAGGTATTTCGGCAAGTTTGGAAAGCGGCGCAGCGTCGACAGACGGTGACGCACATGGCTTGCAAGAAGAATGACCAATGCATTCACGACGAAGCCGATGCCGTTCAGGATACTGGCCAGAAGGACCATTTGCAGAACCATCGAGCCCTCGTTCGGATTGACGAATTGCGGGAAGAGCGCCAGGACGAACAAGGCCATTTTGGGATTGAGAAGGTTGGTCGCAAGCCCTTCGAGGAGAATGCGCCTCCCGGATAGGTGCTTGAGCCCAGACGAAGGTGCGAAAGCCGAACTCTGCGCGCGGATCGTCTTATAGGCCAAGTACAGAAGATAGAAACAACCGGCCAACCTGACGACCTCGTAGGCGATCGGCACGGTCAGGAAAAGCCGTAACAAACCGAGCGCAGCGACAATCGAATGGCAATAAGTGCCGAGTGCGATCCCGGCATAGGTGAGGAAGCCCGCCGCCCGCCCTTGGCTGACGCTGCGTGAGGCAATGAGGAGCATATCGGGGCCAGGCGTCGCGGTCAGAACCAGCGCCGCTGCGGCAAAAAGCATAAGTGTGGAAAAATCCGGCATAGCGATTCCCTCTAAGGTGAAGCCGGAATTCGGCTCTATCATGGGCAAGCGGGCGTTACGAGGGATCACGCTCATCACAAGGCGCAGACCAGATATTACACGTTTTATACGTGTATAATCATATAATTTTCTGGAAAAATATGGTATTTAGAGCTAAATAGTAGGCAATCTCTTTCCCCCGAGCATCCCGATGTCCGTTTCCGATCTTGCCGCCTTCGGCTCGCAACGCGAGCTCAATGTCCAGAACAGCCAGAACCGAGTGAGTTGGGCCGCGTTCGCCCTGCTCGTACTGCTGCTGGCGGCGACCGCCTATTACAGCAATTCCTGGCGGGTGACGACGCTCGCTCTGACCGGCGCCGGCATCGGCTATGTCCTGTTCCAATCGACCTTCGGCTTTGCCGGCAGCTTCCGGGCGGCTTTGGAGCGGCGGGATTTCGGCGGTTTCCGCGCCCAGGCCTATGCGCTGGCGGTCTCGAGCATCATTTTCTTCCCGCTCATCGCCCAGGGAGAGATTTTCGGCTTTCCGCTGCGCGGTAATATCGATCCCATCGGCGTGTCCTTCGTCGTCGGCGCCGTGATGTTCGGGATCGGCATGCAGATCGGCGGCGGCTGCGCCTCCGGCACTCTGTTCGCCCTCGGCGGCGGCAATCTGCGTTTGCTCCTGACCCTGGCGTTTTTCGTCGTTGGCTCAGCCTTTGGCGCCGCCCATATCGGCTTCTGGCGCTCTTTGCCGGGGCTTCCCGCGGCGAGCACCCAGGACTTCCTCGGCTGGCCCGTGGCGCTCGCCGTCCATCTCCTGATTTTCGGCGCGCTGATCTATCTCATCCCGGCGCCGCGCACCGACGCATCTGCCCGACCGGCGGCTCCGTCCGGCGGCGTCTTGGCGGCCCTGCGCCGGCCCTGGACCCTGTTCTGGGGCGCGCTCGCCCTCGCCGTGCTGAACGCGACCACGCTGGTCCTTGCCGGCCGGCCGTGGGGCGAAACGTCCGGCTTCGCGCTGTGGGGCTCGAAAATGGCTGCCGCGATCGGCCTCGATCCGGCCCAATGGGTCTATTGGAAGGCCCATCCCCAGGCGCTGACCAACAGCATCTTTACCGACATCACGAGCGTGATGGATTTCGGCATCATCCTCGGCGCCGCCTTGGCCGCTGGCCTGTCCATGCGGTTCGAATGGCGCGGAATCAACCAAGCCTCGAGCCGCGCCTGGATCGGCGCCGCCGCCGGCGGTCTACTGATGGGCTATGGCGCGCGCCTGTCCAACGGCTGCAACATCGGCGCCTATTTCTCGGCCCTCGCCTCGGGCAGCCTCTCGGCCTGGCTCTGGGTCGCGGCGGCCTTCGTCGGCAGCTTCATCGGCTTGAAGCTGCGGCCGCTGTTGAAACTGCCGTAAGCGCGCACAAAACTAATCCCCCCGCAAAGGCACGCAACTTTCGGGGCCAAAAATCTTCAGATCAAATCATGCGCAGAGCCCGAACCTTCATCCGGGCCCTCCGCATATTTACGCTGCTATCCGCGGCGGTTCGTGATGCACCATCCAGATATAGGCGGCCGAAACCACCATCACCGCGACGCCGACGAGCAGATGCAGATTCATGGCTGCCGGATAAGTGGTAAAGCCGAGGAGCCAAGGCGACACCGCGACCCATATGCCCACCACGAATGCGAGCCATTCTTCCCATTCGGCGAAGGCTGCAAGGGCGGCAAAAGCGAGAACGATGATGACCAAGCCACTGATCCAGGCGCTCCACGCGGCGGCCGCCAGGGCGGCGTAGCCGAAGATCGAAGGCGACAGGAACAAGAATATTCCAAGCGCCAGCATCACGATGTCGAAGAGCGTTTCCCTGGTCCAACCAGTTCCTTTCATGACGACCTCCTCCACTAGAAGGCCCGAGGTGCCAAGTCCCTTAACGGACTGGCTTTTTCTAGACTTGGATGTAGTCTCGCGGTGCCGATTTTCAAGGGCCTGAGCGCCGGGCCGAGGCGCTCCATCTTTTGCTTGCATCGGGCGCGGACCTATACCACTCTATACGGATGCCTTAAGGGTAGAGGATGCTGCAGCGACACCGCTCGATCCTCGCGCCACGGGGCTTATTTCGCGTAAAGCCCTCCGTGATGCGCCGGACTTTGGCGTGTTGTGCGGGGGTTTTGTTTCTTTAAGAGAGGGCGGCAGGCCTATGCCTCGCCGCCTTGTGGCAGTTGTAAGAGGACTTTCATGGACAAGATCCCCATGACGGCAAACGGACATGCGGCGCTGATAAAGGAGTTGCAGATCCGCCAGCAGGAGGAGCGTCCGCGCATTATTCAAGCCATCGCCGAAGCGCGCTCGCACGGCGATTTGTCCGAAAATGCCGAATACCATTCCGCCAAGGAAGCCCAAGGCCTGAATGAAGGCCGCATCGCCGAGCTCGAGGATAAATTGTCGCGCGCCGAAGTGATCGACGTCTCGAAACTCTCCGGCGACACGGTGAAATTCGGTGCGACCGTGACCCTGGTCGACGAGGATACCGAGGAAGAAAAGGTCTATCAGATCGTCGGCGAAAGCGAGGCCGACGTGAAGTCCGGCCGCGTCTCGATCACCTCGCCCACGGCCCGAGCGCTGATCGGCAAGAGAGTGGGCGACCAGATCGAAGTGACGACGCCGGGCGGCGGGAAGAGCTACGAGATCCTGAACGTCACGTTCGTGTGATGACAGTTTGGGGCGCGCTAAGCGCCCTTAAATCTTCCCATTTACGACGTATTTTCACCGCATCTGAACGTCCGGGGCGCAGGAGGCAACATGGTGCAATCATTGCTTGTCACGCGGCGCTTGCTTCTGGCGGGCGGCGCGATGGCCTTGCTCTCGGCCTGTAACCCGACGGGGCCGGTCGAAGCGACCGTCCGTCTCAACCCTTCCGAAGCAGCGAGCGTGCGCTTCCGCGCCATTCGCGTCGATACGTCCCGGATCGCGGAGCGCGGCCTGCCCGATTATGCCGAACGGCTAAAGCCGATGGTGCAGCAGTCGGCGCTCGCCGCCTTCGGACCCCGGCTCGCCCCGCAGGACAAACAGGCGCCCACTCTGGTGATCCGCGTCGACAGTATCCAACTCGCCTCCTACGCCGGCGGCGGCCACTCGATCACCTTCAGCGACCATAGCGGTGGCGGCGGTGAACTCGACTGGATCGACGGGGCCGGCCTCATCGTTGCGGCAAACGGCAAGGTGCTGGCGGACGAGCCTTTGTTCGCGAGCCAGGATCCCGGCAGCGGCGGCGCCTGGTTTTTGCCCGACAACGAAGACCGCCGCACCGCGTCGCTGTGCGACATTTTTGTCCAGTGGATCAAGCGGCAGATGCAGCTCTAGGTCGTCAACGGAGTGAAGCGTGTACGACTGGTCGTAAGCTTTAACCTATAAGAAGGCCAAAAGCCGTCGCAGGCTCGGACGAGGGCTGTCCGCTGAAAGTCTGCAAGATTCCGAGCAACCCCTTCTCCCGATGGGAGAAGGGGTCGCGCGCAATCATCGCGGACATTTTCCCGGACAGCCACGGGCCGCTGTTACTAGCCCTTGTAATGATACCATTGCGACATTTGCGGGAGTTGCTCAGCATCCGTCGCATTGATTGAACTGAGCGGGCTATCGCCGTTTTGCGCGCCAAGATAACGGCCGACCGAGGAACCATCGCCGTTCGTCCCAAACGTTCCCCCCTGCTGTGTCGCGGCAAACGACGCCCAGCTGTCGAGGCTCGACACATCGTCGCCCTGCGATTTTTTGTCCGCAACGAAAGTGACGCCATGCGGCGAGCCGAAGGTGAAGCCCGGCGCATTGTCCTGCGAGACGAGCGGCGTGAACGCCCCTGTCGTCTTGTCGACTTGACCGAAAGCGTTCAGGCTGCCGACCGAAGCATAATAATCGTTCGGGTTGAGGCCCGTCGCGTGAACGGCCAAAACGCGACCGTCTTTGCTATCTGAAATGTAGAACGTGCCGGACGTCGCCGTCGGCACGATGACATCGTCAAGCCCGGCATTGCCGACGGACGCGGCGGGAATGCCCTGGATCGGCGTGAAGTCCACGGTCTGTTTTGCGGTGCCAGGGTTTTTCACGTCGATGATCGTGCCATCGGCATTGCTCGAGAAGATCAGGTCGCCATTGCTCGCAAGCTTCAGCGAATCCGGATCGCTCTGCGGAATAACCTCGGTTTGGTCGGTGACGGTGTCATAGCCCGTCGCGCCGTCGAGCAAAACGGGCGTGGTCTGGAGCAAAGAGCCGGGCGTCGGATTCGGGCCGTTGAGCAGCTTGACGATCGTCGCGTCGCCATTGCCCGTCGGGTTCGTATAGCTCAGGAACACTTGATCGCCCTTGAACACCACGTCGTCATAGCCGCGCGTCGCCGACGTGTCGGCATAGTTGAAATGCGCGGTGACGGTCTGCGTCTTGGGATCGATCAAGGAGAGCGACGAGTCGCCGTCCTGGTTTTGCAGGGCCCAGACGAGCCCGGTTTC
Proteins encoded:
- a CDS encoding ABC transporter permease, translated to MNIAGVWAIYRTEMKRMRRTIWQSVATPVITTALYFIVFGGAIGSRMQQVGGIGYGAFIVPGLIMLTILTQSISNASIGIYFPKFTKTIFELLSAPLSFVEAVLAYVGAAATKSVMLALIILLTATFFVPVTILHPFWMLAFMVLTSIAFSLFGFIVGIWAEGFEQIAIIPALVITPLTFLGGAFYSIDMLPQPWRTISLFNPVVYLVSGFRWSFYGIGDVGVGASLAFTAVFIALCLALLWLIFRTGYRLKS
- a CDS encoding LysE family translocator — translated: MPDFSTLMLFAAAALVLTATPGPDMLLIASRSVSQGRAAGFLTYAGIALGTYCHSIVAALGLLRLFLTVPIAYEVVRLAGCFYLLYLAYKTIRAQSSAFAPSSGLKHLSGRRILLEGLATNLLNPKMALFVLALFPQFVNPNEGSMVLQMVLLASILNGIGFVVNALVILLASHVRHRLSTLRRFPNLPKYLLASVFAGLACRLAIGARN
- a CDS encoding YeeE/YedE family protein encodes the protein MSVSDLAAFGSQRELNVQNSQNRVSWAAFALLVLLLAATAYYSNSWRVTTLALTGAGIGYVLFQSTFGFAGSFRAALERRDFGGFRAQAYALAVSSIIFFPLIAQGEIFGFPLRGNIDPIGVSFVVGAVMFGIGMQIGGGCASGTLFALGGGNLRLLLTLAFFVVGSAFGAAHIGFWRSLPGLPAASTQDFLGWPVALAVHLLIFGALIYLIPAPRTDASARPAAPSGGVLAALRRPWTLFWGALALAVLNATTLVLAGRPWGETSGFALWGSKMAAAIGLDPAQWVYWKAHPQALTNSIFTDITSVMDFGIILGAALAAGLSMRFEWRGINQASSRAWIGAAAGGLLMGYGARLSNGCNIGAYFSALASGSLSAWLWVAAAFVGSFIGLKLRPLLKLP
- a CDS encoding SPW repeat protein, which gives rise to MKGTGWTRETLFDIVMLALGIFLFLSPSIFGYAALAAAAWSAWISGLVIIVLAFAALAAFAEWEEWLAFVVGIWVAVSPWLLGFTTYPAAMNLHLLVGVAVMVVSAAYIWMVHHEPPRIAA
- the greA gene encoding transcription elongation factor GreA, producing the protein MDKIPMTANGHAALIKELQIRQQEERPRIIQAIAEARSHGDLSENAEYHSAKEAQGLNEGRIAELEDKLSRAEVIDVSKLSGDTVKFGATVTLVDEDTEEEKVYQIVGESEADVKSGRVSITSPTARALIGKRVGDQIEVTTPGGGKSYEILNVTFV